In Panthera leo isolate Ple1 chromosome B3, P.leo_Ple1_pat1.1, whole genome shotgun sequence, a single genomic region encodes these proteins:
- the LOC122221271 gene encoding olfactory receptor 10G2-like, with product MKPFSHHLLWIFPLSDFTTHPDTLQKDMGETKNTSLDTVVTGFVLLGLPHPPSLRTLLFLVFFIIYILTQLGNLLILLTVWADPKLHARPMYILLGVLSFLDMWLSSVIVPRLLLDFTPASKAMPFGGCVAQLYFFHFLGSTQCFLYTLMAYDRYLAICQPLRYPVLMNGRLCTILVAGAWVAGSIHGSVQATLTFRLPYCGPNQVDYFICDIPAVLRLACADTTVNELVTFVDIGVVAASCFMLILLSYACIVHAILKIRTADGRRRAFSTCGSHLTVVTVYYVPCIFTYLRAGSKSPLDGAVAVFYTVVTPLLNPLIYTLRNQEVKSALKRITAGGKATRENK from the coding sequence ATGAAACCATTCTCTCACCACCTCCTGTGGATATTTCCCTTGTCTGACTTCACCACTCATCCCGACACACTACAGAAAGACATGGGAGAGACCAAAAACACATCCCTGGACACCGTCGTGACAGGCTTCGTTCTCCTGGGCTTACCTCACCCCCCCAGTCTGAGGACCCTCCTCTTCCTGGTCTTCTTCATCATTTACATCCTGACTCAGCTGGGGAACCTGCTCATTCTGCTCACCGTGTGGGCTGACCCAAAGCTCCACGCTCGCCCCATGTACATTCTTCTGGGCGTGCTCTCATTCCTGGACATGTGGCTCTCCTCAGTCATTGTCCCCCGGCTACTATTGGATTTTACTCCTGCCAGCAAGGCAATGCCCTTTGGTGGCTGTGTGGCTCAACTGTATTTCTTTCACTTCCTGGGCAGCACCCAGTGTTTCCTCTACACCTTGATGGCCTACGACAGGTACCTGGCAATATGCCAGCCCCTGCGCTACCCCGTGCTCATGAATGGGAGGTTATGCACCATCCTCGTGGCTGGGGCTTGGGTGGCCGGCTCCATCCATGGGTCTGTCCAGGCCACCCTGACCTTCCGTCTGCCATACTGTGGGCCCAACCAAGTGGATTACTTTATCTGTGACATCCCTGCAGTATTGAGACTGGCCTGTGCTGACACAACCGTCAATGAGCTTGTGACCTTTGTGGACATTGGGGTGGTGGCTGCCAGTTGCTTCATGTTAATTCTGCTCTCCTACGCCTGCATAGTCCACGCCATCCTCAAGATACGCACTGCTGATGGGCGGCGCCGAGCCTTCTCCACCTGCGGCTCCCACCTAACCGTGGTCACAGTCTACTATGTCCCCTGCATTTTCACCTACCTCAGGGCTGGCTCCAAGAGTCCCCTGGATGGGGCAGTGGCTGTGTTTTACACTGTTGTCACTCCATTACTGAACCCCCTCATCTATACCCTgaggaaccaggaagtgaagtccGCTCTGAAGAGAATAACAGCAGGTGGAAAGGCCACCAGAGAAAACAAGTAA